The sequence CGAACAGGGTAACCCCAACCAGGAACAATACACTATTCGGGAGAATGAATGTGCGTCCAAATATCCAGGAGGCCATTTATCAGGCAATTATGAATTAACATCATATTTCTATATAAATCTGTCAGCAAGAATTACCTTCATGGAATAATTCTTTGCACATGAAACGCTGTTTAACGCATATTTTGTCAGTTGCTGTACTTGGCCTTGTATTTACTTCCTGCAGCAATAAAGCCCCAAAAGAGAGCAGATTAATTCCTAAAGATGCTGCTGTTGTTATAAGTATTGACCCGGAGGCACTAAAAAATAAGCTTCAGAATGGAGGCATAAGCTTGGATAGCCTTTGGGCTGCCGGGTTTGAAAAAGATTCAACCAGCAAGGAAGACCAGCAGAAGATTGCTGACCTTAGAAACGCAGCAGGAATTAACTGGAGTGAGAAAATTCACTTCTTTACTTTTTTCCAGGAGGAAAATAAAAAAGCAAACGTATACAATCTTCTTTTCAGCCTTACCGACAGTGCTGCTTTTAAAAAATACATTGCTGAATTAAAATGGGAGCGTAAAACAGCTATTGAAAAAAATAAGGAATTCGATTACCTAAGCTTATCAAATGATAATGTACTGGCTTGGAATGATAAGCATGCCTTAGTCATGTTTTATGAAAACAAAATAATTCCCTATTATGATTCAGTGAATATGCGTTTTGTTATCCCAGAGAAAAAGGATAAAAAGAAGGAAGTACTTGAAGAACTCACCAAACTTTTCACGCAGAAAGAGTCATCATCTTTAGCATCTGTAAAAGAATTTGGCAAAATGTTTTCTGAAAAATCAGAAGGATATTTCTTTGCCAGCTCAGGAAGCACACTCAATGTATTGAGCGGAATGCCGCTGCAGTTACCGAAGCTAGAAGAGCTAATCAGCAATAATTACACTACTGCAACGCTGAGCTTTGACGAGGGCAAAATAATTGCCAAATCGGTTACGCATACCAATCCATTATTAAGCAGCATTTTGAAAAAATACGCTGGACCTACTGTAAATACATCCCTAATTGACCAGTATCCCTCTCAGAACATCAATGCAATTATAATGGCATCATTTAATCCACAGATTTTCGGAGGACTGCTGAAAGAGCTGGAAGTAGAGAGCCTTTTAAATCAAATTTTAGCCAAATCAGGGATTAGTGCCGCTGAAATGTATGGAGCAATCAAAGGAGATATTGCTGTTGTAATCTCAGACCTAGGAATTGGTGCCAATGAACCTGATAAAAGAAAAGACGAATTGGCTATGGTAAATAAGAAACCGATTGGAAAAATGATTTTAAATATTCCAGCAGGAAACAAAGAAAATTTCTTGAAACTGATGAATAAAATAGCCGATCAGGGATTCATCCGAAAAGCTGGCAACGAATTCAAATCAGCAGAATTATTCGGACAGATGGGCATTTATCTGGTTGCCAACGAACAGGGGATTATTATTGCAAGTGACTCATTAACTTACGCTCAATATAAAACGGGAGGCAATAAATCAACTATTAATAAAGAAGCGCTTGATTATTTCAAGGGAAAGTCTACTGTTATGTATGTAGATATAGCCAACACATTAAATGGATTCCTGAAAGACAGTTCCGGTGGCTATAATAATTCCGTGTCAACAGCTAGAAATACAATCAAGGATATAGTAGGCTCGTCAGAAAATTATAATGACAATAAAATTGTTTCTGTTTTAGAAATCAACATGCTAAACCAAAAGCAAAACAGTCTAGTAACTTTAGTGAGTTTACTTACAAATATTGCAGTTGATACCAGGAGCATAGCCAAAAGGGAAAAAGAGATGGAAGAAAAGCTTTTCCCTTCCAGTATACCAACTGTAATCAGGGCCAACTAATGAATTTCGAATTAGAATTTGTAGTTCCAAAAGCCATTGCTGACAGACCTTCCATATCAAAATCTGATATATGGGGGCAGAAAATCAGTTTTGAAAAAGGGAAGAATATAAAAATAACTGCCCCCAGTGGTACAGGGAAAACTACCCTTGTGCATATACTATATGGCTTAAATAAAAATTATTCTGGCCGAATCAGTTACAATCAACAGGACCTGGCAACCATCAATCCAATTGAATTGTCAAGACTAAGGCAATCCCATTGGAGTATCGTATTTCAGGACTTAAAATTATTTCCAGCCATTTCAGCAAGCGAGAACATTGAATTGAAAAGAAGCATGCATACAACAGCTGTGAAAGCAGCTGAGATTGAATGTATGGCTGATGCCCTGGGACTTCAATCTATACTTGATCAACCTGCTGGAACTTGCAGCTATGGGGAGCAACAGAGAATTGCCATTTTAAGGGCACTCATGCAACCGTTTGATTTTCTTATTCTTGATGAACCATTCAGTCATTTAGACATCAACAATAAAAAAAAGGCCGCTCAACTTATTCAGGCAGAATGTTTAAAAAGAGGTGCCGGATTGATTATTACCGACCTGGATCTGGATATGTATTTTGATTATCAGGAAAGCTTAAATCTATAATATTGTTTCACAGTCTACTTAGGAAACTTATTCTTAATCAATCAGGCAAATCAAAAATATTAGTAGCCAGATTGGGATTAACGATTGCTATATTTTTATTGTTTACTGCTATACAAATACAGAGTAATTACGATTTTCTGTTAAACAATTCATCCAATAAAGATAGTATTGGTGATTTCCTAGTAATAAACAAAATACTCAACAATGAAACGATTGGGAACACAGTCATAGACAGTACTTTGCTTTCGAAACTTAAAGAGCAGCCATTTACTGAAGAGATTGGTCTACTTTCGCCAAGCCGGTTTAAAGCCAGTATACAGAGTATAAGTGACCGGTTCCCATTCTACACAGATATTTCATTTGAAAGTATTCCGAATACATTTATAGATATTAAAAACATAGATTTTAGCTGGAGGCCCGATGCGGATTTTGTTCCGGTAATTGTACCTAATATGTTTTTAGACATCTATAATTTTCAATTTTCTATTTCACAAAATTTACCACAACTAAGTCCGGAAATAGTAAAAATGATTGTTTTTAAAATTACGGTTTATAGTGACAAGGAGCCTGTTCATTTTAATGCAAAAATTGTGGGATTCAGTGACCGGATCGCTTCAATGCTGGTTCCAACACAATTTATTCAATGGGGTAATCAATATGCAGGAACCATTGAAAAAAACGCAGTATCAAGGTTAGTAATTAAAACAAAAGACCCATCGAATCCTGCCATTTCCCGGTTTTTTAAAGAAAACAATCTGGACACGAATGACGATAAACTAAGATTCAGCAAGTACAGAAAGATTATAGATACAGTTGTAAGTATTGCAGGATTCACCGGATTAATTATGCTAATATTTTCATTGTTAATATTTACCCTTTTTATTCAGCTAAACATTGCAAACAGCAAGGAGGAAATTGGCCTGTTAATTATACTTGGGGCCTCTCCTTTTCAACTCTCCAGATTTTTATTCCGGCGTTTTTTTCCAGGAAATCTATTAAGCATTTTAGCAAGCATTTTGCTTGTAAGCACGCTTCAATTCATATTGAAAAACCTCCTTGAAACACAGGCAATTTTTATTCCTTCCTTTATTTCTATTTCAACTGCTATTACAGGAATTTTTCTGATTATGCTTCTTTGGATTATCACAGCCAGAACAATCAAAAAATATATCTATCTGTAAGTATTAAAAATCTCTTTTACCATTTCCAAAGAAAGTGGCTTTGTTATATAATCCACTACCATAGGGAATTCACGGGATTTATCTCTATCGTAAGTATCAATAGAAGAAGACAGCACAATTACTTTTGAGTTCACTGTATAATGTTGATAATGAAGCAGAAAATCCCATCCACTACTAAATGGGAAATTAACATCAAGCAGAATTAAAAATTCTCCGGAATGATCATTAGCCTGCAAGAAAGTTTCAGCAGATGAAATAGTATCAAAAACCATCACTTCCATATTCGGATCTACCATTTGTATAATCCGTTTATTGATAATATTTGTCAATGCATCATCGTCAATCAGAATCACTTTTTTGTACTGCTGATTTCTTTTGTAAAAATTAAAATACCCGTCTGTTTGATTAAAGGAAAGCTTGTGGTTTATTTTAAAAATAGTGCTATTGATTACCTGTATAGATTTTCTAGCCGCACTGATCATATCATTCCTTTCTCTCACATTAATCTCAGGATTGTCAAGCACTTGAACTATTGACTGAATTTTGGCATACTCATGTCTTAACTCGTGCGAAGTGATAAAAGACAATTCGCGAAATGTTTTATCATTTTTCTTTTGCTGATGTTCAAACCACAAAATATCTGACATATCTGTCATGATACCCGTAACACAATTCACATTATGATCCAATATCATTTTTCCGCATCGCACATTGTACACTTTACTTGTGAGATGTTTAGTTACAAATCGAATATTTTCTCCTTCAGGATTAAAGAACATAGGATCAGGAGAAGTGAGTAATTTTTCCAATAGATGTCTGTCATCATCATGAACCATTTGAAATAATAAATCAAAGGAAATGATTGTTTCAGCGCTAGTATCATCACTGAACAAAGCTTTAAAATGACTATTGTAAAACAGAAATTCTTGCTTTTGCTGACTCGCTAAAAAAAGTGCATTCTGGGATAGCGTGAAAAATGATTTCAAAGCTTCTAATGCACAGCTTATTTGTCCCGGGAATACTTGATTTTTATCCATATAATCACCAAAACAGGCTTGAATGATGAAATAAGCCCATTGATGCCGTAAAGGTTGTTTGCTTACGATTAATAAACTGTGGTACTCTTATATATATGTACCACGTGATTTCACCCTATTTTTTGTAGTGGTAAATTTAATAATTTGATTTTTAATTGTTTAGAAAGATAAATTTTTATTAATATTAAAACATATGATACTTTGTATGCTTTACTGAATTAATTTACATTCACAATCCTTGCAAACAATAAAATCGCTTATTATGAAAAATCTTATCTCAAAACGCTTTCTAGCCCTGGGAGTAATCGCATCGCTAAGTTTCGCGGCCTGTCAAAAAGCAGAAACGGAATCAAATCCATTACAATCGAACAAGAAAGATGCTGAAATGAATCTTGTTGGATCTGCCAATACCAATGCTAGTATCAATGGATTAATTTCAGAGTCTGATGCAGCCAAAATGCAGGAAACTTATAGAAAAAATTACAAAGGCAACAATTTCACGGAATATGTAGCTTTTGATGTAGAAGACATTGAAAAATTTGTGAAAGAAATTAAAACCAAATATAAATCAGATAAGGTTTATGTATATTTTGGTCAATACGATGAAAAAACTGCTCCCAAACCTGAATACAAAGGTCGTGTTTCTGTATTTTTCTTAGGAAACAACAAGAAAAGCTCTAGTGGCAATTTCAGAAGTCAAAATACTGGAGATCCAGGTGCACCTCCAGATGGATCTAACTACCTTAACCATGGTTCAATCTGGCCTTAATAGACTGATTAAAATTGGGTATAATTTAGTAGTTTCACACTAAAGCCTAAGAATGTTTCTATTCAATATTTACCTGCTGGTGCAAGCCAGCAGTTTTTTAGTTTGTATACTATTATATAAAACGTTGAAAAACACTCCTTTTAAGTATTTTTTACCGTTTTTATTTATTACGCTGTCAGTGGAACTTATTGGTTATTGGTTATTAACCAAAGGGATTCGCAACTATACCCTCTTTAATGTGTTTACCACATTCGAGTTTGTATTTTATGCCTTTTTATTTTCAAAACATTTAAAAACAACTGTTTTTAAAAAACTGACAATTGGATTTATCCCATTTTATTGCTTAATGGTTTTCCTGAATCTCCAATATATACAAGGCTATAATAATTTCCATACCTATACTTTTCTATTGGGCTCTTTTTTTGTAGTCTTATTTTGTTGTTTGTTTTTTTATGAATCAGTACTTCCCGAGCACCTTGATCATCCTTTGGCCAAACAGCCTTTCTTCTGGATATGCACAGGATTACTGCTATTTTATATGGGTTCTGTTATAATCAATGCCCTTTTTGAATACCTAAGAAGCTATGATTTACAGCAAGAGGGTAAAAAGATATATGGCTTGATCAACCAGAGTTTAAATGTAGTCTTATATTCATCCTTCATATACGCATTTATCTTATGCCGGAAAACCAGGAAGACATTCTCGTCACAATAATAATTTCTTCGGTATTTTTTGTCCTGTTGGCTGTTTTCCTGCTGGTGCTGTTGTATTTATTTCTTCGAAAACAAAGGCAAAATCAACGTGAGAAAGAAGAGATGAAAAATCAGTTTGAACAGACTATTATCAAATCGCAACTTGAGATACAAAATCAGACACTAACCTACATAGGATCTGAAATTCACGATAACCTGGTACAGATTATCTATTTGTCCATGCTGAGGATAGCCAACCTAAAAAAAGAAATAGATGAAACCGATAAGGATGAAATATATAATTTATTAAAAAAGGTATGGCACGATTTAAGAAATATTAGTCATAGCTTGATCAATACTAATTTTCACCAGATAGGATTTATTGAATCACTTGAGCAACTATTCCATAACATAGAAAAAACAGGAAAATATAAAACAATTTTACATGTTGATGAAGATGTGAACATGGATATGCTTGACAAAAGTGTTGACATCATATTATTCAGAATGATTCAAGAGATTTTAAACAACACACTAAAGCACGCTGCCTGTAATACAATTGAGGTTACTTTGAAAAATATAAACAATCAACTAAATATAGAAATAAAGGATAACGGAATTGGGTTTGATGTAAATAAAGCAAGAGAGTCAAGTGAAGGTGTAGGAATTAATAATATAATCAGTAGAGCCAGATTGATTAACGCAACCGTTACAATCAATAGCGTTATCAATCTGGGAACAACCGTAAATATCTTACTTAAAGCCAAAACAGCATGAAGACAACGGTAGCATTGGTAGATGATCATGAACTACTCAGATCAGGATTGGTAGGAATAATAAATTCGCTGGGCGACTTCGAAGTAATTTTTGAAGCGGGTAATGGTTTGGAGTTTATTAAAAAGGTAAACAAGAACAATCCACCAGACATTGTTTTATTAGATATAACCATGCCCGAAATGGATGGGTATGAAACTGCTGCATGGATAAGAAAAACACTTCCTTCAGTTAAGATACTGGTCTTAAGCATGCTATCAAACGATATGGCAATTATTCGTATGCTACGCAATGGAGTCAAGGGTTATATCATTAAAGACAGCAAGCCCCATGTTTTTAAAGAAGCAATGGAATCAATTCAAAAAAATGAATTTTACGTTAATGAATTGGTAAGAGACAAACTCATTAACTATGTTTCCAATGAAGAAGAAGACGGAAAGCAAACCCAGTCATTACTTAATATTTCCGAGCAGGAAGCCCATTTTTTGGAACTTCTATGTGCAGATAAATCATATAAAGAGATTGCAGATGAAATGTGTGTCAGTGTTAGAACTATAGATAATTACAGAGACAACCTTTTTAAAAAACTGGAAATAAAAACACGTGTTGGTCTTGTTTTGTTCGCTATTAAACAAGGCATTGCCAATATTCACGAATAAGCTCACTTCAACCATGTGCAGAATTGTCAATATAATCGTTGCATTGCTGTTATTGGCTAGTAAAGTTACGGCACAAAAAGCACCAGTTCCTATTGGCCAGTGGAGAGATCATTTAAATTATCAAACTACCATTCAGGTGGTAAAAGGAGATAAAATATATACAGCAACAGAGGCTGCTGTATTCTCCATAGATAAAGACTCAGAAATTAGTCGTTACAATAAGATAAACCGACTTAGTGATATAGGTGTACAGCAAATTGCATGGGATGAACTTAATCAGCAACTAATTGTAGCTTACAAAAACAGTAATCTGGATAT is a genomic window of Sediminibacterium sp. TEGAF015 containing:
- a CDS encoding ATP-binding cassette domain-containing protein, which translates into the protein MNFELEFVVPKAIADRPSISKSDIWGQKISFEKGKNIKITAPSGTGKTTLVHILYGLNKNYSGRISYNQQDLATINPIELSRLRQSHWSIVFQDLKLFPAISASENIELKRSMHTTAVKAAEIECMADALGLQSILDQPAGTCSYGEQQRIAILRALMQPFDFLILDEPFSHLDINNKKKAAQLIQAECLKRGAGLIITDLDLDMYFDYQESLNL
- a CDS encoding response regulator transcription factor; the protein is MKTTVALVDDHELLRSGLVGIINSLGDFEVIFEAGNGLEFIKKVNKNNPPDIVLLDITMPEMDGYETAAWIRKTLPSVKILVLSMLSNDMAIIRMLRNGVKGYIIKDSKPHVFKEAMESIQKNEFYVNELVRDKLINYVSNEEEDGKQTQSLLNISEQEAHFLELLCADKSYKEIADEMCVSVRTIDNYRDNLFKKLEIKTRVGLVLFAIKQGIANIHE
- a CDS encoding FtsX-like permease family protein, which gives rise to MFHSLLRKLILNQSGKSKILVARLGLTIAIFLLFTAIQIQSNYDFLLNNSSNKDSIGDFLVINKILNNETIGNTVIDSTLLSKLKEQPFTEEIGLLSPSRFKASIQSISDRFPFYTDISFESIPNTFIDIKNIDFSWRPDADFVPVIVPNMFLDIYNFQFSISQNLPQLSPEIVKMIVFKITVYSDKEPVHFNAKIVGFSDRIASMLVPTQFIQWGNQYAGTIEKNAVSRLVIKTKDPSNPAISRFFKENNLDTNDDKLRFSKYRKIIDTVVSIAGFTGLIMLIFSLLIFTLFIQLNIANSKEEIGLLIILGASPFQLSRFLFRRFFPGNLLSILASILLVSTLQFILKNLLETQAIFIPSFISISTAITGIFLIMLLWIITARTIKKYIYL
- a CDS encoding DUF4836 family protein, whose translation is MKRCLTHILSVAVLGLVFTSCSNKAPKESRLIPKDAAVVISIDPEALKNKLQNGGISLDSLWAAGFEKDSTSKEDQQKIADLRNAAGINWSEKIHFFTFFQEENKKANVYNLLFSLTDSAAFKKYIAELKWERKTAIEKNKEFDYLSLSNDNVLAWNDKHALVMFYENKIIPYYDSVNMRFVIPEKKDKKKEVLEELTKLFTQKESSSLASVKEFGKMFSEKSEGYFFASSGSTLNVLSGMPLQLPKLEELISNNYTTATLSFDEGKIIAKSVTHTNPLLSSILKKYAGPTVNTSLIDQYPSQNINAIIMASFNPQIFGGLLKELEVESLLNQILAKSGISAAEMYGAIKGDIAVVISDLGIGANEPDKRKDELAMVNKKPIGKMILNIPAGNKENFLKLMNKIADQGFIRKAGNEFKSAELFGQMGIYLVANEQGIIIASDSLTYAQYKTGGNKSTINKEALDYFKGKSTVMYVDIANTLNGFLKDSSGGYNNSVSTARNTIKDIVGSSENYNDNKIVSVLEINMLNQKQNSLVTLVSLLTNIAVDTRSIAKREKEMEEKLFPSSIPTVIRAN
- a CDS encoding sensor histidine kinase, which gives rise to MPENQEDILVTIIISSVFFVLLAVFLLVLLYLFLRKQRQNQREKEEMKNQFEQTIIKSQLEIQNQTLTYIGSEIHDNLVQIIYLSMLRIANLKKEIDETDKDEIYNLLKKVWHDLRNISHSLINTNFHQIGFIESLEQLFHNIEKTGKYKTILHVDEDVNMDMLDKSVDIILFRMIQEILNNTLKHAACNTIEVTLKNINNQLNIEIKDNGIGFDVNKARESSEGVGINNIISRARLINATVTINSVINLGTTVNILLKAKTA
- a CDS encoding response regulator — protein: MDKNQVFPGQISCALEALKSFFTLSQNALFLASQQKQEFLFYNSHFKALFSDDTSAETIISFDLLFQMVHDDDRHLLEKLLTSPDPMFFNPEGENIRFVTKHLTSKVYNVRCGKMILDHNVNCVTGIMTDMSDILWFEHQQKKNDKTFRELSFITSHELRHEYAKIQSIVQVLDNPEINVRERNDMISAARKSIQVINSTIFKINHKLSFNQTDGYFNFYKRNQQYKKVILIDDDALTNIINKRIIQMVDPNMEVMVFDTISSAETFLQANDHSGEFLILLDVNFPFSSGWDFLLHYQHYTVNSKVIVLSSSIDTYDRDKSREFPMVVDYITKPLSLEMVKEIFNTYR